The following proteins come from a genomic window of Chthoniobacterales bacterium:
- a CDS encoding MFS transporter codes for MLLFATLLGLTTLFGHVTPWLLLGFTFAIGLGAAISLPAWQATVQDLVPKPWVPAAVSLNAIAFNVARAFGPALGGFLVATAGAAAAFLANAASFVAVLLAVAFWKPAPAPALKLTEDILGAIRAGFRYLMHAPRLQAPIARAAIYNLCAGAVWALLPLMARDVFRTDATGYGLLLGAFGCGSILSALLVPRLRARFQLDRILFAGVLVCATAYAGLSFTTNVTAAAGLLFLAGIAWVGVFINFNVAVQTAVPAWVRGRALSFYLLTFQGILALDGALWGWLAGVVGTPECFAIASGGLVIGLIGIRFFPLTVNDDLDHTRPTDWPYAHDHLPTEIDDGPVLVTVEFFIAPENVPAFRDLMHQLREQRLRDGARRWRLYHDMEDPERFVELFRLDSWADHLLQVERLTVDDLRVRSAVFALHKGPEKPRA; via the coding sequence ATGCTTCTCTTCGCAACGCTCCTCGGCCTCACGACCCTTTTCGGACATGTCACGCCGTGGCTGCTGCTCGGCTTCACCTTCGCCATCGGCCTTGGCGCGGCGATCAGCCTCCCCGCATGGCAGGCGACCGTGCAGGACCTCGTGCCGAAACCGTGGGTGCCCGCCGCCGTCTCGTTGAACGCCATCGCCTTCAACGTCGCCCGGGCCTTCGGCCCCGCCCTCGGCGGATTCCTCGTTGCCACGGCCGGCGCCGCGGCCGCGTTCCTCGCGAACGCCGCATCCTTCGTCGCCGTGCTCCTCGCCGTCGCGTTCTGGAAACCCGCGCCTGCGCCCGCGCTCAAGCTCACCGAGGACATCCTCGGCGCCATCCGCGCCGGTTTTCGCTACCTCATGCACGCCCCGCGCCTGCAGGCCCCCATCGCCCGCGCCGCGATCTACAACCTCTGCGCGGGCGCCGTCTGGGCCCTCCTGCCGCTGATGGCGCGCGACGTCTTCCGCACGGACGCCACCGGCTACGGCCTCCTCCTCGGCGCCTTTGGTTGCGGCTCGATTCTTTCCGCGCTGCTCGTTCCTCGGCTGCGCGCTCGCTTCCAGCTCGACCGCATTCTTTTCGCCGGCGTCCTCGTCTGCGCCACGGCCTACGCGGGACTCTCCTTCACCACGAACGTCACCGCGGCGGCCGGGCTGCTCTTCCTCGCCGGCATCGCGTGGGTCGGCGTCTTCATCAACTTCAACGTCGCGGTGCAGACCGCCGTTCCCGCCTGGGTGCGTGGTCGCGCGCTCTCGTTCTACCTGCTCACCTTTCAGGGCATTCTGGCTCTCGACGGCGCGCTCTGGGGCTGGCTCGCCGGCGTCGTCGGCACCCCGGAATGCTTCGCCATCGCCTCGGGCGGCCTGGTCATCGGGCTCATCGGCATCCGCTTCTTTCCGCTCACGGTGAACGACGACCTCGACCACACCCGACCGACCGACTGGCCCTACGCTCACGATCACCTGCCCACCGAAATCGACGACGGCCCCGTGCTCGTGACGGTCGAGTTTTTCATCGCCCCGGAAAACGTCCCGGCCTTCCGCGATCTCATGCACCAGCTCCGCGAACAACGCCTGCGCGACGGCGCGCGCCGCTGGCGGCTTTACCACGACATGGAGGATCCCGAGCGCTTTGTGGAACTCTTTCGCCTCGACTCCTGGGCCGACCACCTGCTGCAGGTCGAACGCCTCACCGTGGACGATCTCCGCGTGCGCAGCGCCGTCTTCGCCCTGCACAAGGGCCCCGAGAAGCCCCGCGC
- a CDS encoding type II secretion system protein, with translation MEVLAAVGLIGIITFLALPNIVRIKSDSEESLAIARADAINLSMASYLQAHGQASAVAGWGATSTPAERYALLAPYLAYAPSSFADYMPGGYTITLPTALIPLSKVPLTGPGGSIGY, from the coding sequence GTGGAAGTCCTCGCCGCGGTCGGCCTCATTGGCATCATCACGTTCCTAGCGCTGCCGAACATCGTCCGCATCAAGAGCGACAGTGAGGAAAGCCTCGCCATTGCCCGCGCCGACGCGATCAATCTCTCCATGGCGTCTTATTTGCAGGCCCACGGGCAGGCCAGCGCGGTCGCCGGGTGGGGCGCCACCAGCACCCCCGCGGAGCGCTACGCCCTCCTCGCTCCCTACCTCGCCTACGCCCCCAGCAGCTTCGCCGACTACATGCCCGGCGGCTACACCATCACGCTTCCCACCGCCCTCATTCCTCTCTCGAAAGTGCCCCTCACCGGCCCCGGCGGATCGATCGGTTATTGA
- a CDS encoding PAS domain S-box protein, producing MSLRLKSLLVFAATVTLLFAIVLAFARIVIERQFDDVEIADVTRQTSQFAAELAEDLAPLIVDARALAGRSAVRDLAEGSPSAPPSPALAPQTLVDLRLSFVALYRPSGDLVFVERTLPNLSAGEIGTALAAQPLVPATKDGEPPAGLMTIAERLFHVTAVPVLSADGSAAGTLVAGRIISSAAPRLVNEFSGYNIRFLIPGGGNRLSEPPPPSSVRVVDSGEVAALFPLRDLRGDWIATAELAGDRHLHFQAARTIRIFVIGLASAAGILLFVVWYLLDANVILPVRQLATRLVAARRNDQLPTNLGLRGRDELADLARTIEDLARTVLRAEAKYRAIVEDQTEFILRYLPNGRITFANEALCRYFNVRRESLIGLDAHRLVANEDIRRVTSAIDTLSVDNPVVTLNHRVLPLPDHSSSEGVSWLRRTDRGIFSETGQLREIQCVARDITLTHLTHQRLEASEIRYRRLFETAADGIVIIRQADHLITDVNPAFCRLLNLSRLFLLNRPLGALAPFRTSRVRRAFERILAPDSTRREAEVSIRNEDDTRHYFEVTARVYETGDDDVIQLNFRDISQRKHASDELRQLSGHLLRSQDEERRRIARELHDSTAQTLTAIQMALTQLTGLGPETRLSASSAEALLADIRSLTDTSLREIRTISYLLHPPLLDEVGLLFALRWYVDGFISRTEIVVRLDAPETLERQPAEVETTIFRVVQEGLSNIHRHSGSRRAWIRLAVEQGALALTIRDEGRGIPDGPNHDDHPVPGVGIAGMRERLRQFKGSLTIESNGDGTTIHATLPLDSDVLPDD from the coding sequence ATGAGTCTTCGCCTCAAATCCCTCCTCGTCTTCGCCGCGACGGTCACCCTGCTCTTCGCGATCGTTCTTGCGTTCGCCCGCATCGTGATCGAGCGCCAGTTTGACGACGTGGAGATCGCGGACGTCACGCGCCAGACCTCCCAGTTCGCCGCCGAGCTCGCCGAAGATCTCGCGCCCCTCATCGTCGACGCCCGGGCGCTGGCCGGTCGCAGCGCCGTCCGCGACCTTGCGGAAGGCAGCCCCTCCGCCCCACCATCCCCGGCCCTTGCCCCGCAAACGCTCGTCGACCTGCGCCTCTCGTTCGTTGCCCTCTACCGCCCGTCCGGCGATCTCGTTTTCGTGGAGCGCACCCTTCCGAACCTGTCCGCCGGCGAGATCGGCACCGCCCTCGCCGCCCAGCCCCTCGTTCCCGCGACGAAGGACGGCGAACCTCCCGCGGGACTGATGACGATCGCCGAGCGCCTCTTTCACGTCACGGCCGTTCCGGTCCTCTCCGCCGATGGTTCCGCCGCCGGCACGCTCGTCGCCGGCCGCATCATCTCGAGCGCGGCCCCCCGCCTCGTCAACGAATTCTCTGGCTACAACATCCGCTTCCTGATTCCTGGCGGGGGAAATCGTCTCTCGGAGCCCCCACCCCCGTCTTCCGTGCGCGTCGTCGATTCCGGAGAAGTCGCCGCCCTCTTCCCCTTGCGCGATCTCCGTGGCGACTGGATCGCCACCGCCGAGCTCGCGGGGGACCGGCACCTCCACTTTCAGGCCGCGCGCACCATTCGCATCTTCGTCATCGGCCTCGCCTCCGCCGCCGGCATCCTGCTCTTCGTCGTCTGGTATCTCCTCGACGCGAACGTCATCCTCCCCGTTCGCCAGCTCGCCACCCGTCTCGTGGCCGCCCGGCGCAACGACCAGCTTCCCACGAACCTCGGACTTCGTGGTCGCGACGAACTCGCCGATCTCGCCCGCACCATCGAGGACCTCGCCCGCACCGTTCTTCGGGCGGAAGCCAAATACCGTGCCATCGTCGAGGACCAGACCGAGTTCATTCTCCGCTACCTTCCCAACGGCCGCATCACCTTCGCCAACGAGGCCCTCTGCCGTTACTTCAACGTCCGCCGGGAAAGTCTCATCGGTCTCGACGCCCATCGCCTCGTCGCGAACGAGGATATCCGCCGCGTCACCAGCGCGATCGACACGCTCTCCGTCGACAACCCCGTCGTCACCCTCAACCACCGCGTCCTTCCGCTGCCCGATCACTCGTCCAGCGAGGGGGTCTCGTGGCTGCGCCGCACCGACCGCGGCATTTTTTCCGAGACCGGCCAGCTCCGCGAGATCCAGTGCGTCGCCCGCGACATCACGCTCACCCATCTCACTCACCAGCGCCTCGAGGCATCCGAAATCCGCTACCGCCGCCTTTTCGAGACGGCCGCCGATGGCATCGTCATCATCCGCCAGGCCGACCACCTCATCACGGACGTCAATCCCGCCTTCTGCCGCCTCCTGAACCTCAGCCGCCTCTTTCTCTTGAATCGTCCCCTCGGCGCCCTCGCGCCCTTTCGCACATCGCGGGTTCGTCGCGCCTTCGAGCGCATCCTCGCGCCGGACTCCACCAGGCGCGAAGCCGAGGTGTCCATTCGTAACGAAGACGACACCCGCCACTACTTCGAAGTCACCGCCCGCGTCTACGAGACCGGCGACGACGACGTCATCCAGCTCAATTTCCGCGACATCTCGCAGCGCAAGCACGCCAGCGACGAGCTTCGCCAGCTCTCCGGCCACCTCCTTCGCTCGCAGGACGAGGAGCGACGTCGCATCGCCCGGGAACTCCACGACTCCACCGCGCAGACGCTCACCGCCATTCAGATGGCGCTCACCCAGCTCACCGGACTCGGCCCCGAGACCCGCCTTTCCGCGTCTTCCGCCGAGGCCCTCCTCGCCGACATCCGCTCCCTCACCGACACGAGCCTGCGCGAGATTCGCACCATCTCCTATCTGCTCCATCCGCCTCTCCTCGACGAAGTCGGTCTCCTCTTTGCCCTGCGCTGGTATGTCGACGGCTTCATCTCGCGCACCGAGATCGTCGTGCGACTCGACGCCCCCGAGACGCTCGAGCGGCAGCCCGCGGAGGTCGAGACGACCATTTTCCGCGTCGTCCAGGAAGGTCTCAGCAACATCCACCGCCACTCCGGCAGCCGCCGCGCCTGGATTCGCCTCGCCGTCGAGCAGGGCGCGCTCGCCCTCACCATTCGCGACGAAGGCCGCGGCATCCCCGACGGCCCCAATCACGACGATCACCCCGTTCCCGGCGTCGGCATTGCCGGCATGCGCGAGCGCCTTCGCCAGTTCAAAGGCTCCCTCACCATCGAATCCAATGGCGATGGCACCACCATTCATGCCACCCTGCCCCTCGACTCCGATGTCCTGCCCGACGACTAG
- a CDS encoding response regulator transcription factor — MPPCPSTPMSCPTTRILIADDHEVVRHGVRDLLTAQPGWEICCEAATGREALDGIASCAPDVAILDLSMPGLNGIDATRQVRKIRPEIRIIIFTMHETEELVREVFRSGARGYVLKSDAGTHLVAAVRAVLEDRHFCSSKLSEWIFQGFLRATAGEPLETTPDDALTPREREIVQLLSEGRSNKEVATDLGISVKTVETHRAGIMRKLRLNAFSDLVRYAIRNHIIEA, encoded by the coding sequence ATGCCACCCTGCCCCTCGACTCCGATGTCCTGCCCGACGACTAGAATCCTCATCGCCGACGACCACGAAGTCGTCCGCCACGGCGTGCGCGACCTCCTCACCGCCCAGCCCGGCTGGGAAATCTGCTGCGAGGCCGCCACCGGCCGCGAAGCCCTCGACGGCATCGCATCCTGCGCGCCGGACGTCGCCATCCTCGACCTCAGCATGCCCGGCCTCAACGGCATCGACGCCACCCGGCAGGTGCGGAAGATCCGCCCCGAGATCCGCATCATCATCTTCACCATGCACGAGACCGAGGAGCTCGTCCGCGAGGTCTTCCGCTCCGGCGCCCGCGGCTACGTCCTCAAGTCCGACGCCGGCACCCACCTCGTCGCCGCCGTCCGCGCCGTCCTCGAGGACCGCCACTTCTGCAGTTCGAAGCTCAGCGAATGGATCTTCCAGGGCTTCCTTCGCGCTACCGCCGGCGAGCCGCTGGAGACCACGCCCGACGACGCCCTCACGCCCCGGGAACGCGAGATCGTCCAGCTCCTCTCCGAGGGCCGCAGCAACAAGGAAGTCGCTACCGACCTCGGCATCAGCGTCAAGACCGTCGAGACCCACCGCGCCGGCATCATGCGCAAGCTCCGCCTGAACGCCTTTAGCGACCTCGTCCGCTACGCCATCCGCAACCACATCATCGAGGCGTAG
- the lepA gene encoding translation elongation factor 4, which yields MSIERTRNFCIIAHIDHGKTTLSDRLLESTGTISDREKEDQLLDSMDLERERGITIKSHPVTMKYRADDGLDYRLNLMDTPGHVDFTYEVSRSLAACEGALLIVDAAQGVEAQTVANVHLAAKQNLTIIPVINKIDLPNADLPTVRKQLEDILAIPGEEAIAASAKAGLGIRDILEAVVTRMPPPPKNEDEILRALVFDSVFDGYRGVIGYVRVFSGRIAPGMQVKLMFTNKNYEIKEVGVFTPKMFAIPELASGDVGYFIANIKTTAEIKIGDTLTDARKPAAGPLEGFQEVHPMVFSGIYPINTADFEHLKAAMGKLQLNDAAFNFQSESSVALGFGFRCGFLGLLHMEIIIERLRREYDMDIISTYPSVIYEVVKTSGDIIEVDNPANLPDMSVIEEIREPVVKCFVMVPNENIGDLMQIIMDKRGTVDHTESIDTKRIMITAVIPLNEILVDFHDKIKSVTRGYGSMDYEPAGYRASNLVKLDILVNGEPVDAFSSIVHREKAESRGRAVAAKLKDVIPKQLYQVAIQAAIGGKIVARESVSAMRKDVTAKCYGGDITRKRKLLEKQKEGKKRMKSIGSVNIPQEAFIQVLKTS from the coding sequence ATGTCTATCGAACGCACCCGTAACTTCTGCATCATTGCCCATATCGATCACGGCAAGACGACGCTTTCCGATCGCCTGCTCGAAAGCACCGGCACAATTTCCGACCGCGAAAAGGAGGACCAGCTCCTCGATTCGATGGACCTGGAACGCGAGCGCGGCATCACGATCAAGTCGCACCCGGTGACGATGAAATACCGCGCCGACGATGGCCTCGACTACCGGCTGAACCTCATGGACACCCCCGGCCACGTGGACTTCACCTACGAAGTCTCGCGCAGCCTTGCCGCCTGCGAAGGCGCATTGCTCATCGTCGACGCCGCCCAGGGCGTGGAGGCCCAGACCGTCGCGAACGTCCACCTCGCCGCGAAGCAGAACCTCACGATCATTCCGGTCATCAACAAGATCGACCTTCCGAACGCGGACCTGCCCACCGTCCGGAAGCAGCTCGAGGACATCCTCGCGATTCCCGGCGAGGAGGCCATCGCCGCCAGCGCCAAGGCCGGCCTCGGCATTCGCGACATCCTCGAGGCGGTCGTCACCCGCATGCCGCCGCCGCCGAAGAACGAGGACGAAATCCTGCGCGCGCTCGTGTTCGATTCCGTCTTCGACGGCTACCGCGGCGTCATCGGCTACGTCCGCGTGTTCTCCGGTCGCATCGCTCCCGGCATGCAGGTGAAGCTGATGTTCACGAACAAGAACTACGAGATCAAGGAGGTCGGCGTCTTCACCCCGAAGATGTTTGCCATTCCCGAGCTCGCTTCCGGCGACGTCGGGTATTTCATCGCGAACATCAAGACGACGGCCGAGATCAAGATCGGCGACACGCTTACCGACGCGCGCAAGCCCGCCGCCGGGCCGCTCGAGGGCTTCCAGGAAGTCCACCCGATGGTCTTCAGCGGCATTTATCCGATCAACACGGCCGATTTCGAGCACCTGAAGGCCGCCATGGGCAAGCTCCAGCTCAACGACGCCGCCTTCAATTTCCAGTCGGAATCCTCCGTCGCCCTCGGCTTCGGGTTCCGCTGCGGCTTCCTCGGCCTCCTCCACATGGAGATCATCATCGAGCGCCTGCGCCGCGAGTATGACATGGACATCATCTCGACGTATCCCAGCGTCATCTACGAGGTGGTGAAAACCAGCGGCGACATCATCGAGGTCGACAATCCCGCGAACCTTCCCGACATGAGCGTGATCGAGGAAATCCGCGAGCCCGTCGTGAAATGCTTCGTGATGGTGCCGAATGAAAACATCGGCGACCTCATGCAGATCATCATGGATAAGCGCGGCACCGTCGACCACACGGAGTCGATCGATACGAAGCGCATCATGATCACCGCGGTGATCCCGCTGAACGAGATCCTCGTCGACTTCCACGACAAGATCAAAAGCGTCACCCGCGGCTACGGCAGCATGGACTACGAACCGGCCGGCTACCGCGCCTCGAATCTCGTGAAGCTCGACATCCTCGTGAACGGCGAGCCGGTGGATGCTTTCAGCTCCATCGTCCATCGCGAGAAGGCGGAGTCGCGTGGCCGCGCCGTCGCCGCCAAGCTCAAGGACGTCATTCCGAAGCAGCTCTACCAGGTCGCCATCCAGGCCGCGATCGGCGGCAAGATCGTCGCCCGCGAATCCGTAAGTGCGATGCGCAAGGACGTCACCGCGAAATGCTACGGCGGCGACATCACCCGTAAGCGCAAGCTCCTCGAGAAGCAGAAGGAAGGCAAAAAGCGGATGAAGTCCATCGGCTCGGTGAACATCCCGCAGGAAGCCTTCATCCAGGTGCTGAAGACGAGTTAG
- a CDS encoding prepilin-type N-terminal cleavage/methylation domain-containing protein encodes MLSPANAGSRSRLRAFSLPEMVVVIALIGILAAIAIQGFSGTSTAARETVARDNLQLLNRGLLHFNQTNWDVVLNRNDSSTADELAILRTLQWRNPDPSTPGAPGAPYVPQNFSDTTSSSTDDYRIQWNGYAFELIRPGTVGMGLLTGERNPGSASSYSFPSDYQPLGPNQHE; translated from the coding sequence ATGCTTTCACCCGCCAACGCCGGTTCCCGCTCCCGCCTCCGGGCATTCAGCCTTCCCGAGATGGTCGTTGTGATCGCGCTGATCGGCATCCTCGCCGCCATCGCAATCCAGGGATTCAGCGGGACCTCTACGGCCGCGCGCGAAACCGTCGCTCGCGACAACCTCCAGCTCCTGAACCGCGGCCTCCTCCATTTCAACCAGACGAATTGGGACGTCGTCCTCAATCGCAACGACTCCTCCACCGCGGACGAGCTTGCCATCCTCCGCACCCTGCAATGGCGCAATCCCGACCCCAGCACGCCCGGCGCCCCGGGTGCCCCGTATGTCCCGCAAAATTTCAGCGACACCACGTCGTCTTCGACCGATGATTATCGCATCCAATGGAACGGCTACGCCTTCGAACTGATCCGCCCCGGCACCGTCGGCATGGGGCTCCTCACCGGCGAACGCAACCCGGGAAGCGCCAGCTCTTACTCCTTCCCCAGCGACTATCAGCCTCTCGGCCCGAACCAGCATGAATGA
- a CDS encoding type II secretion system protein, giving the protein MKSRRTAFSLVELLLVIAIIAIMASLVIAAFSNASADSRLVIARQQQAVVQEAVNSWVAYRSAAPRSLASARTEYNAAANGLARLALVQAYLDSATYSHLVANTSNVDRVRSDAMVKSGQYLQITDWPSGSYPKVNLITP; this is encoded by the coding sequence ATGAAATCCCGCCGGACCGCATTCAGCCTCGTCGAGCTGCTCCTCGTGATCGCCATCATCGCGATCATGGCCTCGCTCGTCATCGCCGCGTTCTCGAACGCCTCGGCCGACTCCCGGCTGGTCATCGCCCGGCAGCAGCAGGCCGTCGTCCAGGAGGCCGTCAACAGCTGGGTGGCCTACCGAAGCGCCGCCCCGCGCTCCCTGGCCTCGGCGCGAACGGAATACAATGCCGCCGCCAACGGCCTCGCCCGTCTCGCGCTCGTCCAGGCCTACCTCGACAGCGCCACCTACTCCCACCTTGTCGCGAACACGTCGAACGTCGACCGGGTGCGCTCCGACGCGATGGTGAAGTCCGGCCAATACCTGCAGATCACCGACTGGCCATCCGGCTCCTATCCCAAGGTCAACCTCATCACCCCATGA
- a CDS encoding prepilin-type N-terminal cleavage/methylation domain-containing protein: MNHPSVAQFRSKLRRKNTRKGFSLVELLVVIAVIGIIAAIAIPNISGITQSAGTARDQRNAQNIASVSAAAIAAGYSFSGDATGTAAVADLIDGATANGTTVKLDMDPADYTTAVKGFLTYSPTTGFAYVKAGSASPAN, encoded by the coding sequence ATGAACCATCCATCCGTCGCCCAATTCCGCAGCAAGCTCCGCCGCAAGAACACCCGCAAGGGCTTCAGCCTGGTCGAGCTTCTCGTCGTCATCGCCGTCATCGGCATCATCGCCGCCATCGCCATCCCGAATATTTCGGGCATTACCCAATCCGCGGGAACCGCGCGAGATCAGCGTAATGCTCAGAACATTGCATCCGTATCCGCTGCGGCCATCGCGGCAGGTTACTCGTTCTCTGGCGACGCTACCGGCACAGCCGCCGTTGCCGATTTGATTGACGGAGCCACCGCTAATGGCACGACTGTCAAACTCGACATGGATCCTGCCGACTACACCACGGCGGTTAAAGGCTTCCTGACCTACAGTCCGACCACCGGTTTTGCTTACGTCAAAGCCGGCTCAGCGAGCCCTGCAAACTAG
- a CDS encoding GspE/PulE family protein, translating to MNEASWLALAETLTSRGLAVPPFPPEEDPHDAIAQLNRRDAGSALEWLAGEFEIIPLRLTRAACSTRAEEIFRRLAQNRIASEPWLPFGSLGPLLLCAHYNPAAQDLWGIPGEFVIRTLVSRTQYLELQDDLNARLEINPLEPAPLPVMEPVPRGQGLLTMSRWLRRVYPLTPKEAEDLEAAEHAFEGNDYRRIVDFKLLPKHYGVALTHLSRREAVFNSEYAPGQSTFPDTLLEKHGVYPLHVGKDHVYLLVAERENYAFEDEWLSTGSDEFKFVPVLADRDGIFEAIARNRGRGARVAAAPDPGAGHLDYSDTTNLVEIDAGEMQRLNPASIHTTPEQIVHWVLYRAISGRASDLHVEKYFNTARFRARIDGELQVIHSCPEEGLPRFISLIKNYSNMGHRRQDAQDARFAMSIGKRRIDCRVSAIPCRRDLQKLTIRFLDKKDGVKRLSELNLTPRQSQIISDTMNRDQGLVLVTGPTGSGKTTSLYAFINSINREGLNIHTIEDPIEYEIEGINQTQTDPINGIDFPQGLRRLLRADPDVILIGESRDEETANAAVNAALTGHLVLTTLHANDSLRAISRLVSMGLPPYLLADALALSQAQRLVRRLCTFCKRPTPLTDDIRRIFAKNSIEIPGDVTTIYQKTGCSECNEIGYSGRIALMEMCPITPDLADLIGANAPQSQMREVAFRHGVLSLFQEGLGHVLTGHTSMEEISPLSYTSTL from the coding sequence ATGAATGAAGCCTCCTGGCTCGCCCTCGCGGAAACCCTGACCTCCCGCGGCCTCGCCGTTCCGCCGTTTCCTCCGGAAGAAGATCCCCACGACGCCATCGCCCAGCTCAACCGCCGCGACGCCGGGAGCGCGCTCGAATGGCTGGCCGGAGAATTCGAAATCATTCCCCTGCGCCTCACCCGGGCCGCCTGTTCCACTCGCGCCGAAGAGATCTTCCGTCGTCTTGCGCAGAATCGAATCGCCAGCGAGCCGTGGCTGCCCTTTGGCTCGCTCGGCCCGCTGCTTCTCTGCGCCCACTACAATCCCGCCGCGCAGGATCTCTGGGGCATCCCCGGGGAGTTCGTCATTCGCACGCTCGTGTCGCGAACGCAGTATCTCGAGCTTCAGGACGATCTCAATGCCAGGCTGGAAATCAATCCGCTCGAGCCCGCCCCCCTGCCCGTCATGGAGCCCGTGCCGCGGGGCCAGGGTCTCCTGACGATGTCGCGCTGGCTCCGCCGCGTCTATCCGCTCACGCCCAAGGAGGCGGAAGACCTCGAGGCCGCGGAGCACGCGTTCGAGGGCAACGACTACCGCCGCATCGTCGATTTCAAGCTTCTGCCAAAGCACTACGGCGTTGCGCTCACTCACCTCTCGCGTCGCGAGGCGGTCTTCAACTCCGAATACGCCCCCGGGCAATCCACCTTCCCCGACACCCTTCTCGAAAAGCACGGCGTCTACCCGCTCCACGTCGGCAAGGACCACGTTTACCTGCTCGTCGCCGAACGCGAGAATTACGCCTTCGAAGACGAATGGCTCTCCACCGGCTCCGACGAATTCAAATTCGTGCCCGTCCTCGCCGATCGGGACGGCATCTTCGAGGCCATCGCCCGCAATCGCGGCCGTGGCGCCAGGGTCGCCGCCGCCCCCGATCCCGGCGCCGGCCATCTCGATTACTCCGACACCACGAACCTCGTCGAAATCGACGCGGGCGAGATGCAGCGCCTGAATCCCGCGAGCATCCACACCACGCCGGAGCAGATCGTCCACTGGGTCCTCTACCGCGCCATCTCCGGCCGGGCGAGCGACCTCCATGTGGAGAAATATTTCAACACGGCCCGGTTCCGCGCCCGCATCGACGGCGAGCTTCAGGTCATCCACTCCTGCCCCGAGGAAGGCCTGCCGCGCTTCATCAGTCTCATCAAGAACTACTCGAACATGGGTCACCGCCGGCAGGACGCCCAGGACGCCCGCTTCGCGATGAGCATCGGCAAGCGCCGCATTGACTGTCGCGTATCCGCCATTCCCTGCCGACGCGACCTCCAGAAGCTCACCATCCGCTTCCTCGACAAGAAGGACGGCGTCAAACGCCTCAGCGAGCTCAACCTCACCCCGCGCCAGTCGCAGATCATCAGCGACACGATGAACCGCGACCAGGGCCTCGTCCTCGTCACCGGGCCGACCGGCAGCGGCAAGACGACCTCGCTTTACGCCTTCATCAACAGCATCAACCGCGAAGGACTGAACATTCACACGATCGAGGACCCCATCGAATACGAGATCGAGGGCATCAACCAGACGCAGACCGACCCCATCAACGGCATCGATTTTCCGCAGGGCCTCCGCCGGCTGCTCCGCGCCGATCCGGACGTCATTCTCATCGGGGAATCCCGCGACGAGGAGACCGCGAACGCTGCCGTGAACGCCGCGCTCACCGGCCACCTCGTGCTCACCACGTTGCACGCCAACGACAGCCTGCGCGCCATCAGCCGCCTCGTCTCGATGGGCCTGCCGCCCTACCTTCTCGCCGACGCCCTCGCCCTCAGCCAGGCGCAGCGCCTCGTCCGCCGGCTCTGCACCTTCTGCAAGCGCCCCACGCCGCTCACCGACGACATCCGCCGCATTTTCGCGAAAAATTCCATCGAGATTCCCGGCGACGTCACCACGATCTACCAGAAGACCGGCTGCAGCGAATGCAACGAGATCGGGTATTCCGGCCGCATCGCCCTCATGGAAATGTGCCCGATCACCCCCGACCTCGCGGACCTCATCGGCGCAAACGCTCCGCAATCGCAAATGCGCGAAGTCGCCTTCCGTCACGGGGTGCTCTCCCTTTTTCAGGAAGGTCTCGGCCATGTCCTCACGGGCCACACGTCCATGGAAGAGATCAGCCCCCTCAGCTACACGTCGACGCTTTAG